The following nucleotide sequence is from Saccharothrix texasensis.
CAGGACGAGGCGACCCGCTACCTGCGGGCGCAGTCCTGGCGGCGGGAGCACGGCATGCCGAGGTTCGTGTTCGTGAAGAGCCCGGTCGAGCACAAGCCGTTCTACGTGGACTTGGAGAGCCAGCCGTCGGTCGAGCTGTTCGCGCGCGCGGTGCGCGCGCTGGACCGGGAGAAGCCGGACGCCCCGATGGGCGTGGGCGAGATGCTGCCCGGTCCGGACCAGCTGTGGTTGACCGACGCCGCGGGCGCACGGCACACGGCGGAGTTCCGGGTGGTAGCGGTCGACCGGCGGGGTTGGCCGGAAGGTGTCGGGCTGAGGGGGGAGGGACCGCGGTGAGCGCGGTGATACCAGAGGGACGGGCGGACGAGGTGTTCCGGTTCCCGGCTTCGTCCGGGCAGCGCAGGTTGTGGTTGGTCGACCAGCTGCTGCCCGCGAGCCCGGTCTACAACATCGGCTGGCGGGTCGGCATCGACGGCCCGCTCGACGCCGAGGCGCTGCGGGTGGCGTTGAACGCGCTGGTCGCCAGGCACGAGGCGTTGCGGACGCGGTTCGCGGCCGAGGACGGCGTGCCGGTGCAGGTGGTGTCGGCCGCGTCGACCGTGCCGTTGGCGCGGCTGTCGGGTGACGTGGACGCGGTGGTGCGCGAGGAGGTCGGCCGGCCGTTCGCGCTGCACAGCGGACCGTTGCTGCGCGCCGGTCTGGTGGGGGTCGGGCCCGACGAGCACGTGCTGGTCCTCGTGCTGCACCACGCGATCGCCGACGGCTGGTCGTGCGCGGTGCTGTTCGACGAGCTGGCCCTGCTGTACGCGGCCGAGGTCGCCGGCGTGCCGCCCGACCTGCCGGAGCTGCCGGTGCAGTACCCGGACTACGCGGTGTGGCAGCGGGAGCAGGTCGAGGGCGGCGCGTTCGCCGCCGACGCCGAGTTCTGGCGCGGCGCGCTGCACGGCGCGCCGACCGTGCTGCCGCTGCCGACCGACAAGGCCCGGCCGGCGACGCCCACCGGGCGCGGCGCGGAGCTGCGGGCGGAGCTGGACGTGCCGGACGGGTCGTTCGCCCGGCTGCTCGCGGTGTTCCAGTGCGTGCTGCACCGGGTGACCGGGCAGGCGGACTTCCTGGTGGCCACGCCCGTCGCGGCGCGCACCAGGCCGGAGACCGAGGGCCTGGTCGGTTTCGTGGCCAACACCCTGCCGCTGCGCGCCAGGTTCACGCCGGAGACCACGTTCGGCGAGGTGGTGGGCGCGGCCGAGGACGCGACCGTGGCCGCGCTCGCCCACCAGGACCTGCCGTTCGAGCAGCTGGTGGACATCGCCGCGCCGCAGCGGACGCTCGCCCACGCGCCGCTGGTGCAGGTGATGTTCGCGGTCGAGCCGGCGCCGCCCGCGCGGGACGCCGGTCCGATCACGATCACGCCCGAGGCGGTCGCCAACGGCGGCGCGAAGTTCGACCTGTCGCTGACCGTCGAACGGGCCGGTGGCCGGTGGTTCGGCCGCTGGCAGTACGACTCCGGGCTGTTCACGCCGGAGACGGTCGCCGCGCTGCACGCGGTGTTCGCCGCCGCCGTGCACGCCTCGCCCGCCGACCGGGTCGCCGAGCTGTGGCTCGGTGACGACGCGCCGCAGGAGCCGGCCGTCGACGTGCCCGCGGAGACCGCCGCGGACCTGGTGTTCGCCGCGTTGGCCGAGCACCCGGACTCGGTCGCGATCGAGGGCGCGCTGACGTGCGGCGAGCTGGACCGGGCGGCGAACCGCCTCGCGCACGTGCTGCTGGCCGCGGGTGTGCGGCCGGACCAGCCGGTGGCGCTGTGCCTGGACCGGGGCGCGCCGATGGTGGTCGGCATCCTCGCCGCGTGGCGGGCGGGCGCGGGCTACCTGCCGCTCGACCCGTCGTGGCCGCCGGCCCGGCTGACCGCGATGGCCACCGGGTCCGACGTGCCGGTGCTCGTCACGGACGGCGCGTCGCGCGCGGTCACGGGACCGCTGGCCGGGCCGTGGACCGAGGTCGACCTGGACACCGCCGAGCTCGACGCCCGGCCCGACACGCCTCCTCGGGCGGCGGGGCAGCACCCCGGGTCGCTGGCCTACGTCATCCACACCTCGGGGTCCACCGGCAGGCCGAAGGGCGTGCGGTGCACCCAGGGCGGGCTGGCCGCGTTGCTGAGGGCGATGGGCGAGCTGGTGGAGCTGACGCCGACCGACCGGCTCGCGTCGATCACCACGCCCGCGTTCGACGTGTCCACCGTGGAGATGCTCGCGCCGCTCATCGGCGGCGCGACGCTCGTGGTGGTCCCGGCCGACGACGTGGCCGACGGAGGGCTGCTGCGCGCCCGCATCGAGGAGACCGGGGCCACGGTCGTGCAGGGCGGTCCCGCGAGCTGGCGGATGATCGTCGCGGCCGGTGGCGTGCCCGCCCGCGTGCGCCTGCGGATCAGCGGCGGCGAGGCGATGACCCGCGACCTGGCCGACGACCTCCAGACCGACGGCGCGACGCTGATCGACGGGTACGGGCCCACCGAGACCACGGTGTACTCGGCGGCCGGCGTGGTGTCGCACGCGCCGGACCCCGTGCGGCTCGGGCAGGCGGTGAAGGGCACGTCGCTGCACGTGCTGGACCCGGTGATGCGCCCGGTGCCGCCGGGTGTCATCGGCGAGCTGCACATCGGCGGCGCGGGCGTGGCCCGCGGCTACCACGGGCTGCCGGGCCTGACCGCGGACCGGTTCCGCCCCGACCCGTTCGGGCCCGCCGGCAGCCGCCTCTACGCCTCCGGCGACCTGGTCCGCCGCCACGCCGACGGCAGGCTGGAGTTCCTCGGCCGCGCCGACCGGCAGCTCAAGGTGCGCGGCTACCGGATCGAGCCGGGCGAGATCGAGGCCGTGCTGCGCGCCCACCCGGACGTGGCGCAGGCCGTCGTCGTCGCCTGGTCCGCGCACGCCGCCGACGTGCGGTTGGTGGCCTACGCGGTGCCCGCGGACCCGGACGTCGGCGAGGACGAGCTGCGCCGGCGGGTGCGCCCGCACCTGGCCGCGAGCCTGCCGGACTACATGCTCCCGGCGGCCGTCGTCGTGCTGGCGGAGCTGCCGCGCACCGGCAGCGGCAAGATCGACCGGGACGCGCTGCCCGATCCGGTGTGGACGACCGACGACGTCGACCGGGTGGAGCCGCGCGACGAGAACGAACGGCGGCTGGCGCTGATCTGGCGCGAGGTGCTGAGCATGCCCGCGGACGCGCCGCTCGGCGTGCACGACAACTTCTTCGCCCTGGGCGGCCACTCGCTGACCGCGACCCAGATGCTGGCCCGGGTCCGGGCAGCGCTGGACGTGGACCTGCCGCTGGCGACGCTGTTCGCCGCGCCGACCATCGCCGAGCTGTGCGCGAACCTCGGTCGCGGCACCGGTTCGGCGGCCCGGGGTCCGGCGCCGCTGCTCGACCAGCTCGACGAGCTGTCCGACGAGGAGATCGACCGCCTGCTCGGCGCGCTGGTCGACGAGGACGACGCGTGAGCCGCGACGCGGTGGTTGTCGGCGCGGGGCTGGCCGGCTCGTTGACCGCCGTCTACCTGGCCCGGCGCGGG
It contains:
- a CDS encoding non-ribosomal peptide synthetase gives rise to the protein MSAVIPEGRADEVFRFPASSGQRRLWLVDQLLPASPVYNIGWRVGIDGPLDAEALRVALNALVARHEALRTRFAAEDGVPVQVVSAASTVPLARLSGDVDAVVREEVGRPFALHSGPLLRAGLVGVGPDEHVLVLVLHHAIADGWSCAVLFDELALLYAAEVAGVPPDLPELPVQYPDYAVWQREQVEGGAFAADAEFWRGALHGAPTVLPLPTDKARPATPTGRGAELRAELDVPDGSFARLLAVFQCVLHRVTGQADFLVATPVAARTRPETEGLVGFVANTLPLRARFTPETTFGEVVGAAEDATVAALAHQDLPFEQLVDIAAPQRTLAHAPLVQVMFAVEPAPPARDAGPITITPEAVANGGAKFDLSLTVERAGGRWFGRWQYDSGLFTPETVAALHAVFAAAVHASPADRVAELWLGDDAPQEPAVDVPAETAADLVFAALAEHPDSVAIEGALTCGELDRAANRLAHVLLAAGVRPDQPVALCLDRGAPMVVGILAAWRAGAGYLPLDPSWPPARLTAMATGSDVPVLVTDGASRAVTGPLAGPWTEVDLDTAELDARPDTPPRAAGQHPGSLAYVIHTSGSTGRPKGVRCTQGGLAALLRAMGELVELTPTDRLASITTPAFDVSTVEMLAPLIGGATLVVVPADDVADGGLLRARIEETGATVVQGGPASWRMIVAAGGVPARVRLRISGGEAMTRDLADDLQTDGATLIDGYGPTETTVYSAAGVVSHAPDPVRLGQAVKGTSLHVLDPVMRPVPPGVIGELHIGGAGVARGYHGLPGLTADRFRPDPFGPAGSRLYASGDLVRRHADGRLEFLGRADRQLKVRGYRIEPGEIEAVLRAHPDVAQAVVVAWSAHAADVRLVAYAVPADPDVGEDELRRRVRPHLAASLPDYMLPAAVVVLAELPRTGSGKIDRDALPDPVWTTDDVDRVEPRDENERRLALIWREVLSMPADAPLGVHDNFFALGGHSLTATQMLARVRAALDVDLPLATLFAAPTIAELCANLGRGTGSAARGPAPLLDQLDELSDEEIDRLLGALVDEDDA